A window of Malaclemys terrapin pileata isolate rMalTer1 chromosome 14, rMalTer1.hap1, whole genome shotgun sequence contains these coding sequences:
- the ZDHHC7 gene encoding palmitoyltransferase ZDHHC7, which yields MQSSGHRFRDIEHHPLLAENDSYDSSSSEADMADRVWFIRDGCGMVCAVMTWFLVVYADFVVTFVMLLPSKDFWYSVINGVLFNCLAVLALSSHLRTMLTDPGAVPKGNATKEYMESLQLKPGEVIYKCPKCCSIKPERAHHCSICKRCIRKMDHHCPWVNNCVGEKNQRFFVLFTMYIALISAHALILCGFQFFSCVRGQWTECSDFSPPVTVILMVFLCLEGFLFLTFTAVMFGTQIHSICNDETEIERLKSEKPTWERRLRWEGMKSVFGGQPSLLWINPFAGFRIRQLLLRAKKGGPEFSV from the exons ATGCAGTCATCGGGGCACAGATTCCGGGACATTGAGCACCATCCCCTCCTTGCTGAAAATGACAGCTATGATTCTTCTTCATCGGAAGCCGATATGGCAGACAGGGTTTGGTTCATCCGTGATGGCTGTGGCATGGTCTGTGCTGTGATGACGTGGTTTCTGGTTGTCTATGCAGACTTTGTAGTGACTTTTGTCATGTTGCTGCCTTCCAAAGACTTCTGGTACTCTGTGATCAATGGTGTTCTTTTTAACTGTTTGGCAGTGCTAGCTCTGTCGTCTCATCTGAGAACTATGCTAACTGATCCT GGGGCTGTACCAAAAGGAAATGCCACTAAAGAATACATGGAGAGTTTGCAGCTGAAACCAGGGGAAGTGATCTACAAATGTCCAAAATGCTGTAGTATCAAACCAGAACGTGCACATCATTGCAG tATTTGCAAGCGATGTATTCGAAAGATGGATCATCACTGTCCCTGGGTGAATAATTGTGTAGGAGAGAAAAACCAGAGGTTTTTCGTGCTGTTTACG ATGTATATAGCCCTAATTTCAGCTCATGCACTCATTCTGTGTGGGTTTCAGTTTTTCTCTTGTGTCCGAGGACAGTGGACTG AATGCAGTGACTTCTCCCCGCCTGTAACTGTGATCCTGATGGTCTTTTTGTGCCTTGAGGGTTTTCTGTTTCTCACTTTCACTGCTGTTATGTTTGGCACCCAAATCCACTCAATATGCAATGATGAAACG GAGATTGAGAGGCTTAAAAGTGAAAAGCCAACATGGGAGAGGAGACTACGTTGGGAAGGGATGAAATCTGTCTTTGGGGGCCAACCTTCACTCCTGTGGATCAATCCTTTTGCAGGATTTCGAATCAGGCAACTTTTGCTGAGAGCAAAGAAAGGGGGACCTGAGTTTTCTGTGTGA